Proteins co-encoded in one Synergistaceae bacterium genomic window:
- a CDS encoding M48 family metallopeptidase yields MRINFGVGLKSPRQWIPVIVLALTVALSVLSEPVQAETELGANPVRDKVTYKAGAKMPDPAGVSLQMLQNAWDRLRKVTKISAWLVYDDQDILNAYMTKNDKGDFMVVVYRGLMKIFRTEDEIAGVLGHESGHAALGHLEKGIKQQVGVGVAASILSKILGGNAIADLAVGTGAELVKSGYSREAEVEADDYGTEQCAKAGYSSMGLYNAVKRMADAGAVTPPSGFNSHPPTERRMKRLKEKADYWAQQLKK; encoded by the coding sequence ATGAGGATAAATTTCGGAGTCGGGCTGAAAAGCCCGCGGCAATGGATCCCTGTGATCGTTCTGGCCCTGACGGTCGCTCTGTCCGTGTTGTCGGAGCCCGTCCAGGCGGAGACGGAGCTGGGGGCCAACCCGGTCAGAGACAAGGTGACGTACAAGGCAGGCGCCAAAATGCCGGACCCCGCCGGAGTTTCCCTCCAGATGCTGCAGAACGCCTGGGATCGCCTTCGAAAGGTGACGAAAATCAGCGCCTGGCTGGTCTACGACGATCAGGACATTCTCAACGCCTACATGACAAAAAATGACAAGGGAGATTTCATGGTCGTGGTCTACCGTGGACTGATGAAAATATTTCGAACGGAGGATGAAATCGCGGGGGTTCTGGGACACGAAAGCGGCCACGCCGCCCTGGGGCACCTGGAAAAAGGCATCAAACAGCAGGTGGGCGTTGGAGTCGCGGCCAGCATTCTCAGCAAAATTTTGGGAGGAAACGCCATCGCCGATCTGGCGGTTGGAACCGGCGCGGAACTGGTCAAAAGCGGCTACAGCCGGGAGGCCGAGGTGGAGGCCGACGATTACGGCACGGAACAGTGCGCAAAAGCGGGCTACTCCTCCATGGGACTTTACAACGCCGTCAAACGCATGGCCGACGCCGGCGCGGTGACGCCCCCCAGCGGATTCAACTCCCATCCCCCCACGGAGCGCCGCATGAAGCGCCTGAAAGAGAAGGCCGACTACTGGGCTCAGCAGCTCAAAAAATAA